A window of Eikenella corrodens contains these coding sequences:
- the fusA gene encoding elongation factor G: MARKTPINLYRNIGISAHIDAGKTTTTERILFYTGLTHKIGEVHDGAATTDWMEQEQERGITITSAAVTAYWKGMAGQFKEHRFNIIDTPGHVDFTVEVERSMRVLDGGVMVYCAVGGVQPQSETVWRQANKYKVPRLAFVNKMDRQGANFFRVVEQMKTRLRANPVPVVIPVGAEDNFEGVVDLLKMKAIIWNEADKGVTFEYGDIPADLVSTAEEWRQNMIEAAAEASEELMDKYLGGEELSEEEIVGALRQRTLAGEIQPVLCGSAFKNKGVQRMLDAVVEFLPAPTDIPPVQGVNPETDEPDSREASDDAKFSALAFKLMNDKYVGQLTFIRVYSGVLKSGDSVVNSVKGTRERIGRLVQMTANDRDEIDEVRAGDIAAAIGLKDVTTGETLAAEDAPIILERMEFPEPVIHVAVEPKTKADQEKMGIALNRLAKEDPSFRVRTDEESGQTIISGMGELHLEIIVDRMKREFGVEANVGAPQVAYRETIRKEVESEAKHVKQSGGKGQYGHVVIKMEPMEPGGAGYEFIDEIKGGVIPREFIPSVDKGIRDTLQNGIVAGYPVVDVRVRLTFGSYHDVDSSQIAFELAASMAFKDGMRKASPVLLEPIMAVEVETPEDYMGDVMGDLNRRRGIVLGMDDDGIGGKKVRAEVPLAEMFGYSTDLRSATQGRATYTMEFKKYAEAPAHVAEKVVADRKG; encoded by the coding sequence ATGGCTCGTAAAACCCCGATTAATTTGTACCGTAATATCGGTATTTCCGCCCACATTGATGCGGGCAAAACCACAACTACCGAACGTATTCTGTTCTATACCGGCCTGACTCACAAGATCGGTGAGGTGCACGACGGTGCGGCCACTACCGACTGGATGGAGCAGGAGCAAGAGCGTGGTATTACCATTACTTCCGCTGCCGTAACTGCCTATTGGAAAGGTATGGCTGGCCAGTTTAAAGAACACCGCTTTAACATTATCGATACTCCCGGACACGTGGACTTCACTGTTGAGGTGGAACGCTCTATGCGCGTCCTTGACGGCGGTGTAATGGTTTACTGTGCGGTGGGTGGTGTGCAGCCCCAGTCTGAAACCGTATGGCGTCAGGCCAATAAATACAAAGTACCGCGTTTGGCGTTTGTAAACAAAATGGACCGTCAGGGCGCCAACTTCTTCCGTGTGGTTGAGCAGATGAAAACCCGTCTGCGCGCCAATCCCGTGCCGGTGGTGATTCCGGTGGGTGCTGAAGATAACTTCGAAGGCGTGGTGGACCTGCTGAAGATGAAAGCCATTATTTGGAATGAGGCTGATAAAGGCGTAACTTTCGAATATGGCGATATCCCCGCTGATTTGGTTTCTACTGCCGAAGAGTGGCGTCAGAATATGATCGAAGCCGCCGCTGAAGCCAGTGAAGAGCTGATGGACAAATATTTGGGCGGTGAAGAACTGTCCGAGGAAGAAATCGTTGGTGCGTTGCGTCAGCGTACTCTGGCTGGTGAGATTCAACCGGTACTGTGTGGTTCTGCATTTAAAAACAAAGGTGTGCAGCGTATGCTGGATGCTGTTGTGGAGTTTCTGCCTGCTCCGACCGATATTCCGCCGGTACAGGGTGTAAACCCCGAAACTGATGAGCCGGACAGCCGTGAAGCGAGTGATGATGCTAAGTTCTCTGCTTTGGCATTTAAGCTGATGAACGACAAATACGTTGGGCAGCTGACTTTTATCCGCGTATATTCAGGCGTGCTGAAGTCTGGCGACAGCGTGGTGAACTCTGTGAAGGGTACTCGCGAACGTATCGGCCGTTTGGTGCAAATGACTGCGAACGACCGTGACGAGATCGATGAAGTGCGTGCCGGTGACATTGCCGCCGCCATCGGTTTGAAAGACGTAACCACCGGTGAAACTTTGGCTGCCGAAGATGCGCCGATTATTTTGGAACGTATGGAATTCCCTGAGCCGGTAATCCACGTTGCCGTTGAGCCGAAAACCAAAGCCGACCAAGAAAAAATGGGTATTGCCCTGAACCGCTTGGCTAAGGAAGACCCGTCTTTCCGTGTGCGTACTGATGAAGAGTCCGGCCAAACCATTATTTCCGGTATGGGCGAACTGCACTTGGAAATTATTGTGGATCGCATGAAACGCGAATTTGGTGTGGAAGCAAACGTGGGTGCGCCTCAAGTAGCCTACCGCGAGACTATCCGTAAGGAAGTGGAATCCGAAGCTAAACACGTTAAACAGTCTGGTGGTAAAGGTCAGTATGGTCATGTTGTGATCAAAATGGAACCGATGGAGCCGGGTGGTGCAGGCTATGAATTTATCGATGAAATTAAAGGTGGTGTGATTCCGCGCGAATTCATCCCGTCTGTTGATAAAGGTATCCGCGACACTCTGCAAAACGGTATTGTAGCCGGCTATCCGGTGGTGGACGTCCGCGTTCGTCTAACTTTCGGTTCTTACCACGATGTGGACTCTTCGCAAATCGCGTTTGAATTGGCCGCTTCTATGGCATTCAAAGACGGTATGCGTAAAGCCTCTCCGGTACTGCTGGAGCCGATTATGGCTGTAGAAGTGGAAACTCCGGAAGACTACATGGGTGATGTGATGGGCGATTTGAACCGTCGCCGTGGCATCGTATTGGGTATGGACGACGACGGTATCGGCGGTAAGAAAGTACGTGCTGAAGTGCCGTTGGCTGAGATGTTCGGTTATTCAACCGACCTGCGCTCCGCTACCCAAGGTCGCGCCACCTACACCATGGAGTTCAAGAAATACGCAGAAGCTCCGGCTCATGTGGCAGAGAAAGTTGTAGCAGACCGCAAAGGTTAA
- the tuf gene encoding elongation factor Tu — MAKEKFERSKPHVNVGTIGHVDHGKTTLTAALTTILAEKFGGQAKAYDQIDNAPEEKARGITINTAHVEYETEGRHYAHVDCPGHADYVKNMITGAAQMDGAILVVSAADGPMPQTREHILLARQVGVPYILVFMNKCDMVDDAELLELVEMEIRDLLSSYDFPGDDCPIVQGSALKALEGDAGYKEKIFELAAALDSYIPTPQRAVDKPFLLPIEDVFSISGRGTVVTGRVERGIIKVGEEIEIVGLKPTQKTTCTGVEMFRKLLDEGQAGDNVGVLLRGTKREEVERGQVLAKPGTITPHTKFKAEVYVLSKEEGGRHTPFFANYRPQFYFRTTDVTGAVELEPGVEMVMPGENVTITVELIAPIAMEEGLRFAIREGGRTVGAGVVASVIA, encoded by the coding sequence ATGGCTAAGGAAAAATTCGAACGTAGCAAACCGCACGTAAACGTTGGCACCATTGGTCACGTTGACCATGGTAAGACCACTTTGACAGCAGCATTGACCACCATTTTGGCTGAGAAATTCGGCGGTCAGGCTAAAGCTTATGACCAGATTGACAATGCCCCGGAAGAGAAAGCCCGCGGTATTACCATTAACACCGCCCACGTAGAATACGAAACCGAAGGTCGTCACTACGCTCACGTAGACTGCCCCGGTCACGCCGACTACGTAAAAAACATGATTACCGGTGCTGCCCAGATGGACGGCGCTATTTTGGTAGTATCCGCTGCTGACGGTCCTATGCCCCAGACTCGCGAACACATCCTGTTGGCTCGTCAGGTGGGCGTACCCTACATCCTCGTATTCATGAACAAATGCGACATGGTAGACGATGCTGAACTGCTTGAGTTGGTTGAGATGGAAATCCGCGACCTGCTCTCCAGCTACGACTTCCCCGGCGACGACTGCCCGATCGTACAAGGTTCCGCCCTCAAAGCCCTCGAAGGGGATGCCGGCTACAAAGAAAAAATCTTCGAACTGGCTGCCGCTTTGGATAGCTACATTCCCACTCCGCAGCGTGCCGTAGACAAACCCTTCCTGCTGCCGATCGAAGACGTATTCTCCATCTCTGGTCGCGGTACCGTGGTAACCGGTCGTGTAGAGCGCGGCATCATCAAAGTAGGCGAAGAGATCGAAATCGTTGGTCTGAAGCCTACCCAGAAGACTACCTGTACCGGCGTGGAAATGTTCCGCAAACTGCTGGACGAAGGTCAGGCCGGTGACAACGTAGGCGTACTGCTGCGCGGTACCAAACGTGAAGAAGTTGAGCGTGGTCAGGTATTGGCCAAACCTGGCACCATCACTCCGCACACCAAATTCAAAGCCGAAGTATACGTATTGAGCAAAGAAGAAGGTGGTCGTCACACCCCGTTCTTCGCCAACTACCGCCCACAGTTCTACTTCCGTACTACTGACGTAACCGGTGCTGTAGAGCTGGAACCTGGTGTAGAAATGGTTATGCCTGGTGAGAACGTAACCATCACCGTAGAACTGATTGCTCCGATTGCTATGGAAGAAGGTCTGCGCTTTGCGATTCGCGAAGGTGGCCGTACGGTAGGTGCTGGTGTGGTGGCTTCCGTGATCGCTTAA
- the rpsJ gene encoding 30S ribosomal protein S10, protein MANQKIRIRLKAYDYSLIDRSAQEIVETAKRTGAVVKGPIPLPTKIERFNILRSPHVNKTSREQLEIRTHLRLMDIVDWTDKTTDALMKLDLPAGVDVEIKVQ, encoded by the coding sequence ATGGCAAACCAAAAAATCCGTATCCGTCTGAAAGCTTATGATTACAGCCTGATCGACCGTTCTGCTCAGGAAATCGTTGAAACTGCTAAGCGCACTGGTGCCGTGGTAAAAGGTCCGATTCCGTTGCCGACCAAAATTGAGCGTTTCAATATCCTGCGTTCTCCGCACGTGAATAAAACTTCACGTGAGCAATTGGAAATCCGCACTCATCTGCGCTTGATGGATATTGTAGATTGGACTGACAAAACTACTGATGCACTGATGAAGCTGGATTTGCCGGCCGGTGTGGACGTGGAAATCAAGGTTCAGTAA
- the rsmD gene encoding 16S rRNA (guanine(966)-N(2))-methyltransferase RsmD has product MQKQNKHNKHKNQIRIIGGELRGRKVRFVDAEGLRPTADSVRERLFNWLGQDLTGQVVLDLFAGSGALGFEAASRGAKRVVLVENNRWTATSLQQQIQELRLPEKMETQSIDAFEFLEKTHEQFDVVFLDPPFVWQGWAELFIRLERRLHNGACIYVEAGDLPVWPDYLLELNAGRSGVSKYVLLKKK; this is encoded by the coding sequence ATGCAAAAACAAAATAAGCACAATAAACACAAAAATCAAATCCGTATTATTGGAGGTGAGCTGCGCGGGCGGAAAGTTCGGTTTGTTGATGCAGAAGGCTTGCGCCCAACCGCAGATAGTGTGCGGGAGCGGTTATTTAACTGGTTGGGGCAGGATTTAACCGGTCAAGTGGTGTTGGATTTGTTTGCTGGTAGCGGAGCCTTGGGTTTTGAGGCTGCCTCTCGAGGAGCGAAACGGGTTGTGCTAGTAGAAAATAATCGGTGGACTGCTACAAGTTTACAACAGCAAATACAAGAATTGAGGCTACCTGAAAAAATGGAAACTCAATCAATTGACGCTTTTGAATTCTTAGAAAAAACACATGAGCAGTTTGATGTAGTGTTTTTGGACCCGCCATTTGTTTGGCAGGGCTGGGCTGAGCTTTTTATACGCCTGGAGCGGCGTTTGCATAATGGTGCATGCATATATGTTGAGGCAGGAGACTTGCCTGTTTGGCCTGATTATCTGCTGGAGTTGAATGCAGGACGATCAGGGGTGAGTAAATATGTGCTACTTAAGAAGAAATGA
- a CDS encoding YfhL family 4Fe-4S dicluster ferredoxin, whose translation MSLFITDECINCDVCEPECPNDAISQGEEIYEIDPNLCTQCVGHYDEPQCQQVCPVDCILIDEEHPETEEQLRAKYEKIILLKKG comes from the coding sequence ATGTCTCTTTTTATTACAGATGAGTGCATCAACTGTGATGTATGTGAGCCAGAGTGCCCAAATGATGCCATTTCACAGGGTGAGGAAATCTACGAAATTGATCCTAATTTGTGTACGCAGTGCGTTGGGCATTACGATGAACCACAGTGCCAGCAGGTTTGTCCGGTAGACTGTATCTTGATTGATGAGGAGCACCCGGAAACTGAGGAACAGCTGCGAGCGAAGTATGAAAAGATTATTTTGTTGAAAAAAGGATAG